Within Chloroflexota bacterium, the genomic segment CGTCAGTGGTATTGGCCCCAAGTTGGCCATGGCTATGCTTTCCAGCCTCAACCCCGAGGGGTTGGCTTCAGCCATTATGAGCAGCGATATCGATCTTCTCACTCAAGTACCTGGGGTGGGAAAGAAGACAGCCAGTCGTGTAGTGCTGGAGTTGAAGAGTAAACTGGAAAAGGGATGGGGTGGATTAGTGGTAAGCTATCATCCGACAGGGGATAGCGATAAGATCATCACGGCCTTAACCAGTCTCGGCTATTCTGCCGCAGATGCAACCAGGGCTATTGCTGCCCTCTCTACATCTGCCGACCTCAGTCTGGAGGACAAG encodes:
- the ruvA gene encoding Holliday junction branch migration protein RuvA encodes the protein MIAAVEGTLELRSTDSVIIRVGGISFQVYLPASSIDELGPVGKQVQLHTLLHWKEDRVVLYGFLTQEGREFFKMLTSVSGIGPKLAMAMLSSLNPEGLASAIMSSDIDLLTQVPGVGKKTASRVVLELKSKLEKGWGGLVVSYHPTGDSDKIITALTSLGYSAADATRAIAALSTSADLSLEDKIKLALRNLAR